Proteins found in one Primulina eburnea isolate SZY01 chromosome 16, ASM2296580v1, whole genome shotgun sequence genomic segment:
- the LOC140816394 gene encoding protein yippee-like At4g27745, translated as MAEMTGPRLYSCCNCRNHIALHDDVISKAFQGRNGRAFLFSHAMNISLGPKEDRRLMTGLHTVADVFCSDCHEELGWKYEKAYEETQKYKEGKIILEKLKIVKENW; from the exons ATGGCTGAAATGACTGGTCCGAGGTTGTACAGTTGCTGCAATTGTAGAAATCATATTGCCCTTCATGATGATGTAATATCTAAAGCATTTCAG GGAAGAAACGGTCGAGCATTTCTGTTCTCCCATGCTATGAACATTTCTCTGGGGCCTAAAGAAGATAGGCGGCTGATGACCGGCCTTCATACAGTGGCGGATGTCTTTTGCTCGGACTGTCACGAGGAATTGGGTTGGAAATACGAGAAAGCTTATGAGGAAACTCAGAAGTACAAGGAAGGAAAAATCATTCTAGAAAAGTTGAAAATCGTCAAAGAGAACTGGTAG
- the LOC140816395 gene encoding LOW QUALITY PROTEIN: uncharacterized protein (The sequence of the model RefSeq protein was modified relative to this genomic sequence to represent the inferred CDS: substituted 1 base at 1 genomic stop codon): MSTAAVKRVGTHNGSFHCDEALGCFMIRLTNKFSDANVVRTRDSQVLETQTLDAVLDVGGVYDPVKARYDHHQKGFDYVFGHGFNTKLSSAGLIYKHFGKEINAKELHVDEDHPDVQRLFLAVNKSFMEIAIDAIDNGINQYDTDQTPRYVNSTHLSSRVGKLNLDWIDPDQSAEKENAAFDRAMDLAGSEFLSSIRSHARSWLPARXIVMECLAASHDIDPSGEIMVLDRFCPWKLHLFELEEEEKINPSLNYVLYKDDRSKQWRVQAVAIAPDRFESRKALPVQQWRGLRDDELSKESGIPGCVFVHMSGFIGGNQNYEGAIAMARAALKL; this comes from the exons ATGTCCACCGCGGCCGTGAAACGAGTGGGTACCCACAATGGAAGCTTCCACTGTGACGAAGCCCTCGGTTGCTTCATGATTCGCCTCACCAACAAGTTTTCAGATGCTAACGTCGTCCGTACGCGTGATTCTCAG GTACTTGAGACGCAGACGCTTGATGCCGTGCTTGATGTTGGTGGGGTATATGATCCCGTGAAAGCCCGTTATGATCATCATCAAAAGGGTTTTGATTATGTTTTCGGGCATGGATTTAATACCAAGCTTAGTAGTGCTGGTCTTATTTACAAG CATTTTGGGAAGGAGATAAATGCCAAGGAGCTTCATGTTGATGAAGATCATCCGGACGTGCAACGATTGTTTCTCGCAGTTAATAAAAGCTTCATGGAGATA GCAATCGATGCCATCGACAATGGAATCAATCAGTATGATACAGACCAGACTCCAAGATATGTGAATAGTACACACTTGTCTTCACGGGTTGGAAAATTAAATTTGGATTGGATTGATCCTGATCAATCAGCTGAAAAGGAAAATGCAGCCTTTGATCGTGCAATGGATCTAGCTGGGAGTGAGTTCTTGAGT AGTATCCGCAGTCATGCAAGATCGTGGTTACCTGCTCGATAAATTGTGATGGAATGTCTCGCAGCGAGTCATGATATTGATCCTAGCGGAGAAATTATGGTCCTGGATAGATTTTGTCCA TGGAAACTTCACCTTTTTGAGCTCGAGGAAGAGGAGAAGATTAACCCATCTCTTAACTATGTGCTTTATAAG GACGACCGTAGCAAACAATGGCGAGTTCAGGCAGTGGCAATAGCACCCGACAGATTTGAGAGTCGGAAGGCACTTCCTGTACAGCAGTGGCGTGGTTTGCGAGACGATGAACTCTCTAAAGAATCGGGAATTCCCGGTTGCGTGTTTGTCCATATGAGCGGGTTTATAGGTGGAAATCAAAATTATGAAGGTGCAATTGCTATGGCGAGAGCTGCTTTGAAGCTTTAA
- the LOC140816393 gene encoding metal-nicotianamine transporter YSL1-like isoform X1, giving the protein MNIESGSNSMREIEKEEHEELEHETEDPKRLQPWNKHITVRGIVASILIGSIFSVIAMKLNLTTGITPHLNVSAALLAFIFIRTWTKVLQKMGIATVPFTKQENTLIQTCVVACYGIAIGGGFGSYLLGMNKKTFEQSGGLNSLGNTASSIKEPGIGWMTGFLFLVCFIGLFVLIPLRKILIIDYKLTFPSGMATGVLINGFHSSGDKMAKKLVRNFLKSSSFSFLWAFFQWFYTGKDDCGFAQFPTFGLQAWRQTFYFDFSATYVGTGMICSHIVNISLLLGAVLSYGMMWPLITRLKGDWFPANIPESSMKSLNGYKVFISIALLLGDGLYNFVKILRVTIVNFHSKIKTRSLNSVGEVDEDKALSSVKQDEMFIREKIPLWLGGLGYLMLAIISVISIPFIFPELKWYYVMVAYVFAPSLAFCNAYGAGLTDINMAYNYGKVGLFIIAALAGKEHGVIAGLAACGLCKSIINVSCILMQDFKTGHLTLTSPRAMLFSQAIGTALGCIVSPLTFLLFYKAFDIGNPDGEFKAPYAIIYRNLAIIGVQGFSALPQHCLQLCYGFFAFAVTVNLVKDLLPERMGKWMPLPTAMAVPFLIGGYFAIDMCLGSLVVFVWNKMDSKKAEMMVPAVASGLICGEGIWILPASILSLVKVTPPICMKFIPS; this is encoded by the exons ATGAATATCGAAAGTGGATCAAATTCAATGAGAGAAATTGAAAAGGAGGAGCATGAAGAATTGGAACATGAAACCGAGGATCCGAAAAGACTTCAACCATGGAATAAACATATTACTGTTCGTGGCATCGTTGCAAGCATATTGATCGGATCAATCTTTAGTGTGATTGCGATGAAGTTAAATCTTACCACGGGGATAACACCTCACCTCAATGTTTCAGCAGCACTTCTTGCATTCATTTTCATTAGGACATGGACCAAAGTGCTTCAGAAAATGGGGATCGCCACGGTTCCTTTTACAAAACAGGAGAATACCTTGATTCAGACTTGTGTTGTTGCATGTTACGGCATTGCAATTGGAG GTGGGTTTGGATCTTATCTGTTGGGAATGAACAAGAAAACGTTTGAGCAATCAGGTGGCCTAAATAGTTTAGGAAACACAGCAAGCAGTATTAAGGAACCGGGGATTGGTTGGATGACTGGTTTCCTTTTTTTAGTTTGTTTCATCGGGCTTTTTGTGCTGATTCCTCTCCGTAAA ATCTTGATAATTGACTACAAGTTGACTTTTCCAAGTGGCATGGCAACTGGAGTTCTGATTAATGGATTCCACAGCAGTGGAGACAAAATGGCTAA GAAGTTGGTGAGGAATTTCCTCAAATCATCCTCTTTTAGTTTCCTCTGGGCTTTCTTTCAGTGGTTTTACACTGGAAAAGATGATTGTGGCTTCGCACAGTTCCCTACCTTCGGATTGCAAGCATGGCGGCAAAC ATTTTACTTTGATTTTAGCGCGACTTACGTGGGAACTGGAATGATATGTTCTCACATTGTTAATATATCATTGCTTCTTGGAGCTGTGCTTTCATATGGTATGATGTGGCCACTTATTACAAGGCTTAAAGGAGATTGGTTTCCCGCAAATATACCAGAAAGCAGCATGAAGAGTCTTAATGGCTACAAG GTTTTCATATCCATTGCTCTCCTTCTAGGCGATGGCCTCTACAATTTTGTCAAGATTTTACGTGTTACAATTGTTAATTTTCATAGCAAGATTAAAACCAGAAGTCTCAACTCGG TAGGAGaagttgatgaagacaaggCCTTAAGTTCTGTAAAGCAAGATGAGATGTTCATTAGAGAAAAAATACCTCTGTGGCTAGGCGGCTTGGGTTACCTAATGCTAGCCATAATATCTGTCATTTCAATTCCTTTCATTTTCCCCGAACTCAAATGGTACTACGTTATGGTAGCCTATGTTTTTGCTCCATCTCTAGCCTTCTGCAATGCCTATGGAGCTGGATTAACCGACATCAACATGGCATACAATTACGGGAAAGTGGGATTGTTCATTATTGCTGCGTTAGCCGGAAAAGAGCATGGAGTCATAGCTGGATTGGCAGCCTGTGGACTGTGCAAATCCATTATCAACGTTTCCTGTATTCTAATGCAAGATTTCAAAACTGGCCATCTCACTCTAACGTCTCCAAGAGCCATGCTTTTTAGCCAAGCCATTGGAACGGCTTTAGGCTGCATTGTCTCGCCTCTGACTTTCCTCTTATTTTACAAGGCATTTGATATAGGCAATCCAGATGGAGAATTCAAGGCTCCATATGCTATTATATACCGGAACTTGGCTATCATCGGTGTCCAAGGCTTCTCAGCATTGCCTCAACATTGCTTGCAGCTCTGTTATGGGTTCTTTGCTTTCGCTGTCACGGTAAATTTGGTGAAAGATCTTTTACCGGAGAGAATGGGGAAATGGATGCCACTTCCGACTGCTATGGCAGTTCCATTCTTGATTGGTGGGTATTTTGCCATTGATATGTGTCTGGGGAGTCTGGTGGTGTTTGTGTGGAATAAGATGGATTCGAAGAAGGCGGAGATGATGGTTCCGGCGGTGGCTTCTGGTTTGATATGTGGGGAAGGAATTTGGATTCTTCCGGCATCGATTTTGTCTTTGGTTAAGGTGACTCCACCTATCTGCATGAAGTTCATACCTTCTTAG
- the LOC140816393 gene encoding metal-nicotianamine transporter YSL1-like isoform X2, whose amino-acid sequence MNIESGSNSMREIEKEEHEELEHETEDPKRLQPWNKHITVRGIVASILIGSIFSVIAMKLNLTTGITPHLNVSAALLAFIFIRTWTKVLQKMGIATVPFTKQENTLIQTCVVACYGIAIGGGFGSYLLGMNKKTFEQSGGLNSLGNTASSIKEPGIGWMTGFLFLVCFIGLFVLIPLRKILIIDYKLTFPSGMATGVLINGFHSSGDKMAKKLVRNFLKSSSFSFLWAFFQWFYTGKDDCGFAQFPTFGLQAWRQTFYFDFSATYVGTGMICSHIVNISLLLGAVLSYGMMWPLITRLKGDWFPANIPESSMKSLNGYKVFISIALLLGDGLYNFVKILRVTIVNFHSKIKTRSLNSGEVDEDKALSSVKQDEMFIREKIPLWLGGLGYLMLAIISVISIPFIFPELKWYYVMVAYVFAPSLAFCNAYGAGLTDINMAYNYGKVGLFIIAALAGKEHGVIAGLAACGLCKSIINVSCILMQDFKTGHLTLTSPRAMLFSQAIGTALGCIVSPLTFLLFYKAFDIGNPDGEFKAPYAIIYRNLAIIGVQGFSALPQHCLQLCYGFFAFAVTVNLVKDLLPERMGKWMPLPTAMAVPFLIGGYFAIDMCLGSLVVFVWNKMDSKKAEMMVPAVASGLICGEGIWILPASILSLVKVTPPICMKFIPS is encoded by the exons ATGAATATCGAAAGTGGATCAAATTCAATGAGAGAAATTGAAAAGGAGGAGCATGAAGAATTGGAACATGAAACCGAGGATCCGAAAAGACTTCAACCATGGAATAAACATATTACTGTTCGTGGCATCGTTGCAAGCATATTGATCGGATCAATCTTTAGTGTGATTGCGATGAAGTTAAATCTTACCACGGGGATAACACCTCACCTCAATGTTTCAGCAGCACTTCTTGCATTCATTTTCATTAGGACATGGACCAAAGTGCTTCAGAAAATGGGGATCGCCACGGTTCCTTTTACAAAACAGGAGAATACCTTGATTCAGACTTGTGTTGTTGCATGTTACGGCATTGCAATTGGAG GTGGGTTTGGATCTTATCTGTTGGGAATGAACAAGAAAACGTTTGAGCAATCAGGTGGCCTAAATAGTTTAGGAAACACAGCAAGCAGTATTAAGGAACCGGGGATTGGTTGGATGACTGGTTTCCTTTTTTTAGTTTGTTTCATCGGGCTTTTTGTGCTGATTCCTCTCCGTAAA ATCTTGATAATTGACTACAAGTTGACTTTTCCAAGTGGCATGGCAACTGGAGTTCTGATTAATGGATTCCACAGCAGTGGAGACAAAATGGCTAA GAAGTTGGTGAGGAATTTCCTCAAATCATCCTCTTTTAGTTTCCTCTGGGCTTTCTTTCAGTGGTTTTACACTGGAAAAGATGATTGTGGCTTCGCACAGTTCCCTACCTTCGGATTGCAAGCATGGCGGCAAAC ATTTTACTTTGATTTTAGCGCGACTTACGTGGGAACTGGAATGATATGTTCTCACATTGTTAATATATCATTGCTTCTTGGAGCTGTGCTTTCATATGGTATGATGTGGCCACTTATTACAAGGCTTAAAGGAGATTGGTTTCCCGCAAATATACCAGAAAGCAGCATGAAGAGTCTTAATGGCTACAAG GTTTTCATATCCATTGCTCTCCTTCTAGGCGATGGCCTCTACAATTTTGTCAAGATTTTACGTGTTACAATTGTTAATTTTCATAGCAAGATTAAAACCAGAAGTCTCAACTCGG GAGaagttgatgaagacaaggCCTTAAGTTCTGTAAAGCAAGATGAGATGTTCATTAGAGAAAAAATACCTCTGTGGCTAGGCGGCTTGGGTTACCTAATGCTAGCCATAATATCTGTCATTTCAATTCCTTTCATTTTCCCCGAACTCAAATGGTACTACGTTATGGTAGCCTATGTTTTTGCTCCATCTCTAGCCTTCTGCAATGCCTATGGAGCTGGATTAACCGACATCAACATGGCATACAATTACGGGAAAGTGGGATTGTTCATTATTGCTGCGTTAGCCGGAAAAGAGCATGGAGTCATAGCTGGATTGGCAGCCTGTGGACTGTGCAAATCCATTATCAACGTTTCCTGTATTCTAATGCAAGATTTCAAAACTGGCCATCTCACTCTAACGTCTCCAAGAGCCATGCTTTTTAGCCAAGCCATTGGAACGGCTTTAGGCTGCATTGTCTCGCCTCTGACTTTCCTCTTATTTTACAAGGCATTTGATATAGGCAATCCAGATGGAGAATTCAAGGCTCCATATGCTATTATATACCGGAACTTGGCTATCATCGGTGTCCAAGGCTTCTCAGCATTGCCTCAACATTGCTTGCAGCTCTGTTATGGGTTCTTTGCTTTCGCTGTCACGGTAAATTTGGTGAAAGATCTTTTACCGGAGAGAATGGGGAAATGGATGCCACTTCCGACTGCTATGGCAGTTCCATTCTTGATTGGTGGGTATTTTGCCATTGATATGTGTCTGGGGAGTCTGGTGGTGTTTGTGTGGAATAAGATGGATTCGAAGAAGGCGGAGATGATGGTTCCGGCGGTGGCTTCTGGTTTGATATGTGGGGAAGGAATTTGGATTCTTCCGGCATCGATTTTGTCTTTGGTTAAGGTGACTCCACCTATCTGCATGAAGTTCATACCTTCTTAG
- the LOC140817192 gene encoding probable lysophospholipase BODYGUARD 3 isoform X1 yields the protein MGTKDKIKPFFTSSGRFLNEISSFLVFTLLDILDFVLCYVYKMADFFMEAELKTCYCWPEKEAITSYNGKILVSEQRESRTLHLTWNKLQLEEISDTLYTRPSLLSDISKSSIKHSSKKLNRRAGAVRSTYTVNSTSVRMLQEKVADPKQRFPIPRWSDCDCKTCTSWMTSSKNTLFVKVDEPQENVQENVLFIHGFISSSAFWTETLYPNFSKDAKSKYRLLAVDLLGFGRSPKPNDSLYTLREHLEMIERSVLEPYNVKSFHIVAHSLGCILALALAVKHPASVKSLTLLAPPYFPAPKGEQPAQYTMRKVAPRRVWPLISFGASVACWYEHLSRTVCILLARNHRLWDFLTKLITRNRIRTYLIEGFFCHTHTAAWHTLHNIICGAAAKMEGYLDEVENTLKCDITIYHGEDDELIPVECSYNVKSRIPRSHVKIVENKDHITIVVGRQKTFARELEEIWKKASR from the exons ATGGGAACTAAGGACAAAATCAAACCATTTTTTACGTCGTCAGGCAGATTCTTGAATGAAATCTCGAGTTTTCTAGTGTTCACTCTGCTAGACATCTTAGATTTCGTGCTGTGCTACGTATACAAAATGGCTGATTTTTTCATGGAAGCAGAACTCAAGACCTGTTATTGCTGGCCAGAAAAAGAAGCAATCACATCTTACAATGGCAAGATTTTAGTGTCAGAGCAAAGGGAATCGAGAACACTTCATTTAACTTGGAACAAACTGCAACTCGAAGAAATTTCCGACACCCTTTACACACGCCCCTCGTTATTGTCCGACATATCGAAGTCTAGTATCAAACATTCCTCGAAAAAGCTCAACAGAAGAGCCGGAGCCGTACGATCTACGTATACGGTTAATTCGACCAGTGTTCGAATGCTGCAAGAGAAGGTTGCTGATCCGAAGCAGAGATTCCCTATTCCAAGGTGGTCTGATTGCGATTGCAAGACTTGCACTTCTTGGATGACGTCTAGTAAAAACACACTTTTTGTCAAAGTTGATGAACCCCAAG AAAATGTGCAAGAAAATGTGTTGTTCATTCATGGATTCATATCGTCGTCAGCGTTTTGGACCGAAACATTGTACCCAAACTTCTCAAAGGATGCAAAATCAAAGTATAGATTACTTGCAGTGGATCTGCTTGGCTTTGGGAGAAGCCCTAAACCGAATGATTCTTTGTACACTCTAAGGGAACATTTGGAGATGATCGAGAGATCTGTTCTCGAACCTTACAATGTGAAATCTTTCCACATTGTGGCACATTCTTTGGGCTGCATTTTAGCTCTCGCACTTGCTGTCAAGCATCCGGCCTCCGTCAAGTCATTAACTTTGCTTGCTCCG CCATATTTTCCAGCTCCAAAGGGCGAGCAACCTGCACAGTACACCATGAGGAAAGTGGCTCCACGGCGCGTGTGGCCACTCATATCTTTTGGAGCGTCGGTTGCTTGCTGGTACGAGCACCTCAGCCGGACCGTCTGTATACTTCTGGCTAGGAACCACCGTCTCTGGGATTTTCTTACTAAATTGATCACCAGGAACAG GATTAGAACATACTTGATAGAGGGATTCTTCTGTCACACACACACCGCAGCATGGCATACGCTACACAACATAATCTGTGGCGCGGCCGCGAAGATGGAAGGATACTTGGACGAGGTCGAGAATACACTGAAATGCGACATCACCATATATCATGGCGAAGACGACGAGCTGATCCCAGTTGAATGCAGTTACAATGTTAAATCCAGGATCCCACGATCCCACGTTAAAATTGTCGAAAACAAAGATCATATTACCATAGTTGTCGGGAGGCAGAAAACTTTTGCGAGGGAGCTGGAAGAAATATGGAAGAAAGCGAGTCGTTGA
- the LOC140817192 gene encoding probable lysophospholipase BODYGUARD 3 isoform X2 → MNSFTFSYLSVRVSKRPHPACIFLALRRKFFANAFPSITEELKTCYCWPEKEAITSYNGKILVSEQRESRTLHLTWNKLQLEEISDTLYTRPSLLSDISKSSIKHSSKKLNRRAGAVRSTYTVNSTSVRMLQEKVADPKQRFPIPRWSDCDCKTCTSWMTSSKNTLFVKVDEPQENVQENVLFIHGFISSSAFWTETLYPNFSKDAKSKYRLLAVDLLGFGRSPKPNDSLYTLREHLEMIERSVLEPYNVKSFHIVAHSLGCILALALAVKHPASVKSLTLLAPPYFPAPKGEQPAQYTMRKVAPRRVWPLISFGASVACWYEHLSRTVCILLARNHRLWDFLTKLITRNRIRTYLIEGFFCHTHTAAWHTLHNIICGAAAKMEGYLDEVENTLKCDITIYHGEDDELIPVECSYNVKSRIPRSHVKIVENKDHITIVVGRQKTFARELEEIWKKASR, encoded by the exons ATGAATTCATTTACTTTCTCTTACCTAAGTGTACGCGTCTCAAAAAGACCACATCCGGCTTGCATTTTCCTAGCTCTCCGAAGAAAGTTTTTTGCCAACGCTTTTCCATCAATAACAGAAG AACTCAAGACCTGTTATTGCTGGCCAGAAAAAGAAGCAATCACATCTTACAATGGCAAGATTTTAGTGTCAGAGCAAAGGGAATCGAGAACACTTCATTTAACTTGGAACAAACTGCAACTCGAAGAAATTTCCGACACCCTTTACACACGCCCCTCGTTATTGTCCGACATATCGAAGTCTAGTATCAAACATTCCTCGAAAAAGCTCAACAGAAGAGCCGGAGCCGTACGATCTACGTATACGGTTAATTCGACCAGTGTTCGAATGCTGCAAGAGAAGGTTGCTGATCCGAAGCAGAGATTCCCTATTCCAAGGTGGTCTGATTGCGATTGCAAGACTTGCACTTCTTGGATGACGTCTAGTAAAAACACACTTTTTGTCAAAGTTGATGAACCCCAAG AAAATGTGCAAGAAAATGTGTTGTTCATTCATGGATTCATATCGTCGTCAGCGTTTTGGACCGAAACATTGTACCCAAACTTCTCAAAGGATGCAAAATCAAAGTATAGATTACTTGCAGTGGATCTGCTTGGCTTTGGGAGAAGCCCTAAACCGAATGATTCTTTGTACACTCTAAGGGAACATTTGGAGATGATCGAGAGATCTGTTCTCGAACCTTACAATGTGAAATCTTTCCACATTGTGGCACATTCTTTGGGCTGCATTTTAGCTCTCGCACTTGCTGTCAAGCATCCGGCCTCCGTCAAGTCATTAACTTTGCTTGCTCCG CCATATTTTCCAGCTCCAAAGGGCGAGCAACCTGCACAGTACACCATGAGGAAAGTGGCTCCACGGCGCGTGTGGCCACTCATATCTTTTGGAGCGTCGGTTGCTTGCTGGTACGAGCACCTCAGCCGGACCGTCTGTATACTTCTGGCTAGGAACCACCGTCTCTGGGATTTTCTTACTAAATTGATCACCAGGAACAG GATTAGAACATACTTGATAGAGGGATTCTTCTGTCACACACACACCGCAGCATGGCATACGCTACACAACATAATCTGTGGCGCGGCCGCGAAGATGGAAGGATACTTGGACGAGGTCGAGAATACACTGAAATGCGACATCACCATATATCATGGCGAAGACGACGAGCTGATCCCAGTTGAATGCAGTTACAATGTTAAATCCAGGATCCCACGATCCCACGTTAAAATTGTCGAAAACAAAGATCATATTACCATAGTTGTCGGGAGGCAGAAAACTTTTGCGAGGGAGCTGGAAGAAATATGGAAGAAAGCGAGTCGTTGA
- the LOC140817057 gene encoding endoglucanase 1-like produces the protein MSSSSSTLNVNMHVRCFSLYLLILSCSAFTSQDYSEALEKSILFFEGQRSGRLPPNQHLKWRGDSGLSDGSTNHVDLVGGYYDAGDNVKFGLPMAFTTTLLAWSVIEFGHSMQNQKENAIAALRWGTDYLLKAATATPATLYVQVGEPNMDHRCWERPEDMDTPRNVYKVSSKNPGSDVAAETAAALAAASIVFKDSDPRYSKKLLNTAMKVFDFADRYKGAYSDSLGSVVCPFYCSYSGYHDELLWGASWIHRASENTSYLAYIQSNGVTLGADEDDYSFSWDDKRAGTKVLLSKGFLELNIQEFQQYKVHSDNYICSLIPGSPNFQAQYTPGGLFYKASESNLQYVTTSTFLILTYAKYLNSNGGVISCGTSSITSENLVALAKKQVDYILGENPSKMSYMVGFGQRYPSRIHHRGSSLPSVHDHSAHIGCHDGFQYLYTASPDPNVLVGAIVGGPDNRDNFSNDRNNYQQSEPATYINAPFVGVLAFFSQ, from the exons atgtcATCTTCCTCCTCAACATTAAATGTTAACATGCATGTTCGTTGCTTCTCTCTATACTTGCTTATTCTATCTTGCTCTGCATTCACTTCCCAAGATTATTCGGAAGCCCTCGAGAAATCGATCCTCTTCTTTGAGGGCCAGAGATCAGGAAGATTACCCCCGAATCAACATCTCAAGTGGAGGGGTGATTCAGGGCTATCTGATGGCTCTACTAACCAT GTAGACCTCGTTGGAGGATACTATGATGCAGGGGACAATGTCAAATTTGGATTGCCAATGGCTTTTACAACCACACTTCTAGCTTGGAGTGTCATTGAATTTGGTCACTCTATGCAAAATCAGAAAGAAAACGCGATTGCCGCCCTTCGCTGGGGCACAGATTATCTCTTAAAAGCAGCCACAGCCACTCCAGCCACCTTATACGTTCAA GTGGGAGAGCCTAACATGGATCATCGTTGCTGGGAAAGACCCGAGGATATGGACACACCACGCAATGTGTACAAGGTTTCGTCTAAGAATCCTGGGTCCGATGTAGCAGCCGAGACAGCTGCAGCACTGGCAGCTGCCTCTATCGTGTTCAAAGATTCAGATCCTCGTTATTCCAAGAAACTGCTCAACACTGCAATGAAG GTTTTTGATTTTGCTGATCGGTACAAAGGTGCTTACAGCGACTCTCTTGGTTCCGTAGTTTGTCCATTTTACTGCTCCTATTCAGGATATCAT GATGAGCTTTTGTGGGGAGCATCATGGATTCATAGAGCTTCTGAAAATACCTCGTATTTGGCTTACATTCAGTCAAATGGTGTCACACTTGGGGCTGATGAAGACGATTACTCGTTTAGTTGGGATGACAAGCGGGCTGGAACCAAAGTTTTACTCTCCAAG GGCTTCTTAGAATTGAATATTCAAGAATTTCAACAGTACAAAGTGCATTCAGACAATTATATTTGTTCTCTGATTCCTGGATCACCAAATTTCCAGGCACAGTATACTCCAG GGGGACTTTTCTACAAGGCAAGTGAAAGCAATCTCCAATACGTAACCACATCAACCTTCCTCATTCTAACGTATGCTAAATATCTCAACTCAAATGGAGGAGTAATCTCTTGTGGGACTTCTTCCATCACCTCAGAAAACCTCGTCGCCTTAGCCAAGAAGCAGGTCGACTACATATTAGGCGAAAATCCATCCAAAATGTCATATATGGTTGGATTCGGGCAGAGATATCCGTCACGCATACATCACAGAGGTTCTTCTTTACCATCTGTGCATGATCACTCAGCTCACATCGGATGTCACGATGGATTCCAGTACCTGTACACGGCTTCGCCTGATCCAAATGTTCTTGTAGGAGCCATCGTAGGTGGTCCAGACAATCGAGATAATTTTTCGAATGACAGAAATAATTATCAACAATCCGAGCCAGCTACTTATATCAATGCTCCATTTGTTGGAGTCTTGGCTTTCTTTTCACAATAA